The proteins below are encoded in one region of Winogradskyella helgolandensis:
- a CDS encoding Na+/H+ antiporter subunit B — translation MKSIILKTASNYLLPLLLLFSLFILLRGHYLPGGGFVGGLIASIAFVLHAFANGLQTTKHLLRIHPGFLMPIGLSVAFLAGISPMFLSGLPFMTGIWFPEPISVVGMIGSALFFDIGVYLVVIGISLTIIFTITESK, via the coding sequence TTGAAATCAATAATTTTAAAGACCGCATCTAATTACCTACTGCCACTTTTGTTGCTGTTTTCCTTATTTATATTGTTAAGAGGTCATTATTTGCCCGGAGGTGGTTTTGTAGGTGGTCTTATAGCATCCATAGCATTTGTTTTACATGCATTCGCAAATGGACTACAAACTACCAAACATTTATTACGTATTCACCCTGGATTTTTAATGCCTATAGGGCTATCAGTGGCATTTTTAGCAGGGATATCCCCTATGTTTCTTAGCGGATTGCCCTTTATGACAGGTATTTGGTTTCCCGAACCTATAAGTGTTGTAGGTATGATTGGGTCCGCCTTGTTTTTTGATATTGGTGTCTATTTGGTGGTCATAGGAATATCGTTAACTATAATTTTTACTATAACAGAATCCAAATAA
- a CDS encoding Na+/H+ antiporter subunit C — MELLLAILIGLLYAAGLYMMLRRSLVKLIIGLILLGNGANLLIFLLGRITKGLPPIIPEESSVFTSAYADPVPQALILTAIVISFGLQSFAIILVKRAYKVVKTDDLDQMNSTDR, encoded by the coding sequence ATGGAGTTATTATTAGCTATACTTATTGGTCTACTTTATGCCGCAGGATTATATATGATGCTGCGCAGAAGTTTGGTAAAGCTCATTATTGGCTTAATACTATTAGGAAATGGTGCAAATTTGTTGATCTTTTTATTGGGAAGAATTACAAAGGGACTTCCTCCCATTATACCAGAAGAATCTAGCGTATTTACATCTGCTTATGCAGATCCTGTACCGCAAGCACTAATATTAACCGCAATCGTAATTAGTTTTGGTTTGCAGTCTTTTGCAATAATACTCGTTAAAAGAGCCTATAAAGTAGTGAAAACAGACGATTTAGATCAAATGAATTCAACAGACCGATAA
- a CDS encoding proton-conducting transporter transmembrane domain-containing protein codes for MMAQIVFYPIIVQLLLAISLLFSWKWIKWQKIISNVGSVLSLGIAIWLFSTTWTEGTLTVQAGNWQAPFGISFVSDTFAATLVLLTAISGMAVSFFSVGTIMPARLKFGFLPIFHFLLLGLNGAFLTGDIFNLYVWFEIILISSFVLITLGGEKTQIEGAIKYFTLNIFASVIFLTAIAVLYGLTGSLNMADLALKVPEIQNRALVEVTAILFLIGFGIKSALFPLYFWLPASYHTPPPAVSAIFGGLLTKVGVYALIRVFTLIFVGDAFLENIILVLAFLTLFSGALGALTQNNFSKVFSYLIICHIGYMILGLGLYTEIAITGVVFYLIHDIIAKTNLFMIGGLIYRITGTYSMRDSGGLYAKYPLISLLIIIPFFSLVGVPPLSGFWAKLTLISESFKAGNYWLIAAIIFATFITLFVIARIWSEVFWKESKPLPKLQNFRYFEKLKLQKKILIVGPIVFLTLISLYIGFGAEYIQRLATRVANELMDNQQYIQAVLGFNTTN; via the coding sequence ATGATGGCACAAATAGTTTTCTACCCAATTATTGTACAGTTGCTTTTGGCAATTAGTCTTCTTTTTAGCTGGAAATGGATAAAATGGCAAAAAATTATAAGTAACGTCGGTAGCGTTTTAAGCTTAGGCATAGCTATTTGGTTATTTTCAACAACCTGGACAGAAGGTACACTTACCGTACAAGCAGGAAACTGGCAAGCTCCTTTCGGTATTAGTTTTGTATCCGACACCTTTGCTGCTACTTTAGTGCTCCTTACAGCAATAAGTGGTATGGCTGTTTCTTTTTTTTCAGTAGGAACCATAATGCCAGCCCGATTAAAATTTGGATTCCTGCCCATTTTTCACTTTTTGTTATTGGGATTAAATGGGGCTTTTCTTACTGGAGATATTTTTAACTTGTATGTTTGGTTTGAAATCATCCTAATAAGCTCTTTTGTTTTAATAACCCTTGGTGGTGAAAAAACACAAATTGAAGGTGCCATTAAATATTTTACACTCAATATTTTTGCCTCTGTTATTTTTTTGACTGCCATTGCCGTTTTGTATGGTTTAACGGGTTCATTAAATATGGCGGATCTTGCATTAAAAGTTCCAGAGATCCAAAATAGAGCATTAGTAGAGGTTACTGCTATTTTATTTTTAATAGGCTTTGGGATAAAATCCGCCTTATTTCCACTTTATTTTTGGTTGCCTGCTTCTTATCACACTCCTCCTCCAGCAGTTTCCGCTATTTTTGGAGGCTTGTTAACCAAAGTCGGTGTTTATGCCCTTATTAGAGTGTTTACCTTAATTTTTGTAGGAGATGCTTTTTTGGAAAATATTATTTTAGTATTAGCATTTTTAACTTTATTTAGTGGTGCTTTAGGTGCATTGACCCAAAATAATTTTTCAAAAGTTTTTTCATATCTTATTATATGCCATATAGGATACATGATTCTAGGTTTAGGTTTGTACACTGAAATTGCCATCACAGGAGTGGTTTTTTACCTTATACACGATATTATTGCTAAAACCAACCTCTTTATGATTGGCGGATTAATATACCGAATTACAGGGACTTATAGTATGCGAGATTCAGGAGGTTTGTATGCTAAATACCCGCTTATATCATTACTAATTATCATTCCTTTTTTCTCTTTGGTTGGAGTCCCTCCTCTTTCTGGGTTCTGGGCAAAATTAACATTGATATCAGAAAGTTTTAAAGCCGGAAATTACTGGCTTATTGCAGCCATTATATTTGCTACATTTATTACCTTGTTTGTGATAGCAAGAATATGGTCCGAGGTTTTTTGGAAAGAAAGCAAACCACTGCCTAAATTGCAAAATTTTAGGTATTTTGAGAAATTGAAGCTTCAAAAGAAAATACTTATCGTAGGTCCTATAGTTTTTCTTACACTAATATCCTTATATATAGGTTTTGGGGCAGAATATATCCAGCGCCTTGCAACAAGGGTTGCCAATGAGTTAATGGATAATCAACAATATATTCAGGCGGTATTGGGATTCAATACCACAAATTAA
- a CDS encoding Na+/H+ antiporter subunit E, with amino-acid sequence MKGQFLSNILLTFVWVALTGSFAFLNFLFGFAIAFVILWVINIKREDTKYFKIVPKIIAFFFFFSYELIKANIQVAYDVITPKFYMTPGIVKVPLDVKTDIGITLLANLISLTPGTLSLDVSDDKKVLYVHSMYISDKEKFIKSIKKGFEARLLEILR; translated from the coding sequence ATGAAAGGTCAATTTTTAAGCAATATTCTTTTAACCTTTGTCTGGGTTGCCTTAACAGGAAGCTTCGCTTTTCTGAACTTTTTGTTTGGTTTTGCAATCGCTTTTGTCATTTTATGGGTTATAAACATAAAGAGAGAAGACACAAAATACTTTAAGATTGTACCTAAGATAATTGCATTCTTTTTCTTCTTTTCATACGAACTCATTAAAGCAAATATTCAAGTAGCATATGATGTCATTACCCCAAAATTTTATATGACACCTGGAATTGTAAAAGTACCTCTCGATGTTAAAACGGATATAGGAATAACCCTTTTGGCAAATTTAATTTCGCTGACACCCGGCACTTTAAGTTTAGATGTTTCTGATGACAAAAAAGTACTGTATGTACATTCTATGTATATTTCAGATAAAGAAAAATTTATAAAGAGCATTAAAAAAGGGTTTGAAGCACGATTATTAGAAATATTGAGATGA
- a CDS encoding cation:proton antiporter has translation MTLYNYLYYLLLPILAISILLLFIRFMIGPSIVDRVIALDLLITTSVGIITVYSIVYDQPTFLDIAMILALIAFLGTVAFSYYLEKRNKNE, from the coding sequence ATGACACTATACAACTATTTATATTATTTACTTTTGCCTATACTAGCAATATCGATATTATTGCTTTTTATTAGGTTTATGATTGGCCCAAGCATTGTCGATAGGGTAATTGCATTAGATTTATTGATCACTACAAGTGTAGGAATTATAACGGTATATAGTATTGTATATGATCAGCCCACATTTTTAGATATTGCAATGATTTTAGCATTGATTGCATTTTTAGGAACGGTGGCGTTCTCTTACTATTTGGAAAAAAGAAACAAAAATGAGTGA
- the mnhG gene encoding monovalent cation/H(+) antiporter subunit G, with translation MSDILVGILATFGTVFVLLAAVGLIRMPDTYLRISVTTKAATLGIGLILIAAAVYFNDLSITSRVLAIILFIVLTAPIAAHLIGRASYFIGIKLWDKSIMDDLKGKYKKRTHELSSEDTNDSSNSEDNINK, from the coding sequence ATGAGTGATATATTAGTAGGAATTTTAGCAACTTTTGGGACCGTGTTTGTACTTCTAGCCGCAGTAGGCTTAATACGTATGCCAGACACCTATTTGCGGATTTCAGTAACCACAAAAGCTGCAACCTTGGGAATAGGGCTGATATTGATTGCCGCTGCCGTTTATTTTAATGACTTATCTATTACTTCAAGAGTGCTCGCCATTATATTATTTATTGTACTTACTGCTCCTATTGCTGCCCATCTTATAGGTAGAGCTTCTTATTTTATTGGAATTAAATTATGGGATAAATCAATTATGGACGATCTTAAAGGAAAATACAAAAAAAGAACCCATGAATTATCTAGTGAAGACACTAATGACAGCTCTAATAGTGAAGATAACATTAACAAATAA
- a CDS encoding DoxX family protein has protein sequence MKTSKYTNSAYSDIGLLILRVFLGLSMCFGHGLGKWNNLFSGEEIQFADPFGIGALPSLAMAVFAEVICSILLALGLLTRWILIPLIVTMLVAVFIVHVSDGFGVMEKALLYGIGYMTILFTGPGRFSIDAFLKSKNK, from the coding sequence ATGAAAACAAGTAAATACACGAATAGTGCTTATAGCGATATTGGACTATTAATTTTAAGAGTATTTTTAGGGTTAAGCATGTGTTTTGGCCACGGTTTAGGAAAATGGAATAATCTGTTTAGTGGAGAAGAGATTCAATTTGCAGATCCTTTTGGAATTGGAGCTTTGCCATCGCTAGCCATGGCTGTTTTTGCAGAAGTTATTTGCAGTATTCTTTTAGCTTTAGGTTTATTAACTCGATGGATCTTAATACCCTTAATAGTTACGATGTTAGTAGCTGTATTTATTGTTCATGTTTCAGATGGTTTTGGTGTAATGGAAAAAGCGTTGCTTTATGGTATCGGTTATATGACCATTTTATTTACAGGGCCAGGTAGATTTTCTATTGATGCTTTTTTGAAAAGTAAAAACAAATAA
- a CDS encoding FMN-binding glutamate synthase family protein codes for MKVREYFILISTVVVLAIVGIAFLWQPILWAFLLVGPLVLMGIFDILQKSHTIRRNFPLLGRFRYVLESIRPEIMQYFVETDTEGRPLNRILRSLIYRRAKGLNDTEPFGTQMDLYHSGYEWLEHSMYAKTNPKNIGKFQRLIIGGKDCKQPYSSSLLNISAMSFGSLSKNAVLALNKGAKMGNFAHNTGEGAISDYHLEHGGDLIWQIGTGYFGCRNDDGTFNDITFRENALRPEVKMIEIKLSQGAKPGHGGILPASKNTEEIARIRHVKPGIAVHSPPSHSAFSDPIQFMHFIKKLRDLSDGKPVGFKLCLGRKQEFMDFCEAMIYTGILPDFITVDGGEGGTGAAPVEFSNSMGMPLREGLIFVHDTLVGFNLRKDIKVIVAGKIITGFHMARALALGADGCNSARAMMLSIGCIQALQCNTNTCPVGVATQNPSLVKGLVVEDKAPRAQRYQEATIHSFLELVAAAGLNSPAELTRDHISKRVGLYDVKTYHDIYPPIEEGSLLNIDTIPKDYQKFFQLTRIMK; via the coding sequence ATGAAAGTTCGTGAGTATTTTATTCTAATTTCTACAGTAGTCGTTTTAGCTATTGTTGGGATAGCATTTTTATGGCAACCTATTTTATGGGCATTCCTGCTTGTAGGTCCATTGGTGCTAATGGGGATTTTTGACATTCTTCAAAAATCACACACCATACGACGTAACTTTCCGTTATTAGGCCGTTTTAGATATGTTTTAGAATCTATCAGACCAGAAATAATGCAATATTTTGTTGAGACAGACACGGAAGGTAGACCTCTTAACCGAATTTTAAGATCTTTAATTTACAGACGAGCAAAAGGCTTAAACGACACAGAACCATTTGGAACACAAATGGACCTTTACCATTCTGGTTACGAGTGGTTAGAGCATTCTATGTATGCCAAAACTAACCCAAAAAATATTGGTAAATTTCAACGTTTAATAATTGGCGGCAAGGACTGTAAGCAACCATATTCTTCAAGTTTATTGAATATTTCTGCAATGAGTTTTGGATCTCTAAGTAAGAATGCTGTTTTGGCATTAAACAAAGGTGCTAAAATGGGAAATTTTGCTCATAACACTGGAGAAGGAGCTATTAGTGATTATCATTTAGAGCATGGTGGCGATTTAATTTGGCAAATAGGAACCGGTTATTTTGGGTGTAGAAATGATGACGGTACGTTTAATGATATTACGTTTAGAGAAAATGCTTTGAGACCCGAAGTTAAGATGATTGAAATTAAATTATCGCAAGGTGCAAAACCTGGTCATGGAGGAATTTTACCAGCTTCAAAAAACACCGAAGAAATTGCACGAATCAGACACGTAAAACCGGGAATTGCAGTACACTCTCCTCCTTCACATTCTGCATTTTCTGATCCTATTCAGTTTATGCATTTTATAAAAAAGCTTAGAGATCTTTCGGATGGAAAACCGGTTGGATTCAAGTTATGTCTAGGTAGAAAACAAGAATTTATGGATTTTTGTGAAGCCATGATTTATACAGGAATTCTACCCGACTTTATAACTGTAGATGGTGGTGAAGGTGGTACCGGAGCTGCTCCTGTAGAATTTTCTAATTCCATGGGAATGCCTTTACGTGAAGGATTAATTTTTGTGCATGACACCTTGGTTGGTTTTAACTTAAGAAAAGATATTAAAGTTATTGTTGCGGGTAAAATTATCACTGGATTTCACATGGCAAGAGCCTTAGCTTTAGGTGCTGATGGTTGTAATAGTGCACGTGCCATGATGCTTTCTATTGGCTGTATACAAGCACTACAGTGCAATACAAATACGTGCCCTGTGGGAGTGGCTACTCAAAACCCTTCTTTAGTAAAAGGATTAGTTGTTGAAGATAAAGCACCAAGAGCTCAACGCTATCAAGAAGCGACTATCCATAGTTTCCTAGAGCTTGTTGCTGCTGCAGGACTTAATAGTCCGGCTGAATTAACACGCGATCATATTAGTAAAAGGGTTGGACTTTACGACGTAAAAACGTATCATGATATTTACCCACCAATTGAAGAAGGTTCTTTGTTAAATATTGATACGATACCTAAAGACTACCAGAAATTTTTTCAACTGACACGTATTATGAAGTAA
- a CDS encoding FUSC family protein, whose translation MGITTNKFEIGLALCFGAFWCSPSDVSGRLKHKQVGILFSAILVVVISFIGGYLNISNYLLFPILGFLTFCIAFISIYGFRASLISFSGLLALVLSFAHKSENLEVYQYALLIGVGGIWYLFLSTLWYKINPKAQTEETLNQTFILTADFLDTRRQLIGEQPNREDLQTQLMTLQSELNEHHQTLREILILSRKSSGKSNYQSRRLLVFIQLIEILETAVANPVNYDKIDVLFKEHPEFKIDFQKLISEFSHQLRSIAQNINKSKLFPSNKNLAEAIKTLENDILKFKNEDHIEDYERYLMLQNLLDYQKKQFEKIKKIKWLLGNPELTSDDYIKNDKLKRFIDSQDYNPKLILRNLSFRSTIFKHSLRLAVAVMLGYGIGLFFDFQNPYWIILTVIVIMRPSYGLTKTRSRDRMIGTLIGAVLATGLVFVINDPYIYGALGVLSLVIAFSMVQKNYKASATFITLSVIFIYAILQPDILKVIQFRVIDTLIGAALSYTTMRWLWPAWSFMEIGDNIKDSLKANTAFFKSISTYYQKKGNVPTSLKVNRKEAFLQTSNLSSAFQRMAQEPESKQNHIDDIYELVVINHSFLSSLASLSSYIQNYATTEASEDFVLITEKINDNLDKVCSQLKHIKFDESKTNESVFEPEPFNFPVNRITNDAISQSDSERLHKEAHLIWEQLYWLFSLSEKMLKLTAKFKID comes from the coding sequence TTGGGTATCACAACCAATAAATTTGAAATTGGTCTTGCGCTTTGCTTTGGTGCGTTTTGGTGTTCGCCAAGTGATGTTAGCGGTCGCTTAAAACATAAGCAAGTTGGAATTCTGTTTTCGGCTATTTTAGTTGTGGTTATTAGTTTTATTGGTGGCTACCTCAACATTTCAAACTACTTACTTTTCCCAATTTTAGGGTTTTTGACATTTTGTATTGCTTTTATTTCCATCTATGGTTTTAGAGCTTCGTTAATTAGTTTTTCGGGATTATTGGCTTTGGTTTTGAGTTTTGCACACAAATCCGAAAACTTGGAAGTTTATCAATATGCATTATTAATTGGTGTTGGTGGCATATGGTATTTGTTTCTTTCTACATTGTGGTATAAAATTAACCCAAAAGCTCAAACCGAAGAGACGTTAAATCAAACCTTTATACTTACAGCCGATTTCTTAGACACAAGAAGACAACTTATAGGCGAACAACCAAACAGAGAAGATTTGCAAACGCAACTCATGACCTTACAAAGTGAGCTAAACGAACATCACCAAACCTTGCGTGAAATATTAATTCTATCACGAAAAAGCTCAGGTAAATCCAACTATCAAAGCAGACGTTTATTAGTATTTATCCAATTAATAGAAATACTAGAAACAGCAGTTGCAAATCCTGTAAATTATGATAAAATTGATGTGCTTTTTAAAGAACATCCAGAGTTTAAAATAGATTTTCAGAAGTTAATATCTGAATTCTCGCATCAATTGCGTTCTATTGCTCAGAATATTAATAAGTCGAAATTATTCCCCTCCAACAAGAACCTTGCTGAAGCTATTAAAACACTTGAAAATGACATTTTAAAATTCAAAAATGAAGATCATATTGAAGATTACGAACGTTACTTAATGCTTCAGAACTTATTAGATTATCAAAAAAAACAATTTGAAAAAATAAAAAAGATAAAATGGCTATTGGGTAATCCAGAATTGACATCAGATGATTATATTAAAAACGATAAGCTAAAGCGATTTATAGATTCGCAAGATTACAATCCTAAATTAATACTTAGAAACCTCAGCTTTAGATCCACTATTTTTAAACACTCTTTACGATTAGCAGTTGCCGTAATGTTAGGTTATGGTATTGGGTTGTTTTTCGATTTTCAGAATCCATATTGGATTATACTTACTGTAATTGTAATAATGCGCCCAAGTTACGGACTTACAAAAACGCGCTCACGAGACCGAATGATTGGTACACTAATAGGAGCTGTTTTAGCTACAGGCTTAGTATTTGTGATCAATGACCCCTACATTTATGGAGCGTTAGGAGTATTATCATTAGTGATTGCATTTTCTATGGTGCAGAAAAACTACAAAGCCTCTGCAACCTTTATTACGCTGAGTGTTATCTTTATTTATGCCATTTTACAACCCGATATTTTAAAGGTTATTCAATTTAGAGTCATTGATACGCTAATTGGTGCTGCACTTTCGTATACAACAATGCGCTGGCTTTGGCCTGCTTGGTCCTTTATGGAAATTGGAGATAACATTAAAGATAGCCTAAAAGCAAATACAGCATTTTTTAAGTCCATTAGCACCTATTACCAGAAAAAAGGTAATGTACCAACGAGCCTAAAAGTAAATCGCAAAGAAGCATTTTTACAAACGTCTAATTTAAGTTCTGCGTTTCAGCGTATGGCACAAGAACCAGAATCTAAACAAAACCACATAGACGATATTTATGAACTTGTGGTAATTAACCATAGTTTTTTATCGTCGTTAGCATCATTGAGTTCTTATATTCAAAATTATGCAACAACGGAAGCGTCAGAAGATTTTGTATTAATTACAGAAAAAATTAATGATAATCTCGATAAAGTCTGCTCGCAATTAAAACACATAAAATTTGATGAATCTAAAACTAACGAGTCCGTTTTTGAACCTGAACCATTCAATTTCCCTGTTAATCGTATTACCAATGATGCAATTTCACAATCCGATAGTGAGCGTTTACATAAAGAAGCACATTTAATTTGGGAACAATTATATTGGCTGTTTAGCCTAAGCGAAAAGATGTTAAAATTGACCGCTAAATTTAAAATAGATTGA
- a CDS encoding GatB/YqeY domain-containing protein: MSLQVEIMTAMKVAMKEKNQTALAALRAVKSEILLAQTATGSKEDISEDEEIKILSKMVKQRKDSAAIFLEQDRKDLAEPEIAQAEIISQFLPAQLSEAEITEAVMSAIAATGAAGMKDMGRVMGIVSGKLAGKADGKTISNIVKAKLS, translated from the coding sequence ATGAGTTTACAAGTAGAGATAATGACTGCTATGAAAGTAGCAATGAAAGAAAAGAATCAAACAGCTTTAGCTGCTTTACGAGCTGTAAAATCAGAAATATTATTAGCACAAACGGCTACCGGATCTAAAGAAGATATTTCTGAAGATGAAGAAATAAAAATCTTATCTAAAATGGTAAAACAGCGTAAGGATAGTGCTGCCATCTTTTTAGAACAAGATCGTAAGGATTTAGCTGAGCCAGAAATAGCTCAGGCTGAAATAATTAGTCAGTTTTTACCTGCTCAGCTTTCAGAGGCAGAAATTACAGAAGCAGTAATGAGTGCTATTGCAGCAACAGGTGCAGCAGGAATGAAAGATATGGGAAGGGTTATGGGAATTGTAAGTGGAAAATTAGCTGGTAAAGCTGATGGTAAAACAATTTCTAACATTGTTAAGGCTAAGTTGTCTTAG
- the ftsZ gene encoding cell division protein FtsZ: MSNSNEFGNISFDLPKHQSNVIKVIGVGGGGSNAINHMFQQGIKGVDFVICNTDSQALHSSGVPNKIQLGVALTEGLGAGANPDVGEEAAIESLEDIRRMLDTNTKMVFITAGMGGGTGTGAAPVIAKMAKELDILTVGIVTMPFQFEGKMRNAQAQRGIEKLRSHVDSLVVINNNKLREVYGNLGFKAGFSKADEVLATASRGIAEVITHHYTQNIDLRDAKTVLSNSGTAIMGSATASGQTRAQEAIMNALDSPLLNDNKITGAKNVLLLIVSGSQEITIDEIGEINDHIQSEAGHGANIIMGVGEDEELQESISVTIIATGFDVDQQNEISNTETKKVIHALGETNETIAKEKEPAIITPDIVLEAEKVAPVVRHTLLEEEVEDEPKAKDIKGTNLIPTTDFLKSINVVYDEVLDTKPQATTEPVAVSEPEPTIEPEDFVITPIVNKAESIEEVHEEQITFSFDLPLANKNPKEEEEPKAKEEKMFFSLDEDAKDIDVNEPVEIIAVTEVNEQGEKRYALDDFETIHSSINTKREKAEVKEEIVFEKKTIPAEEPKVASEEEIDPMNSPISEMLIARADERRRRMKDFNYKFNDAKINEIEKVPAYRRQGINLEDAQHSSETKASRMSVGTDENDDIQLRSNNSFLHDNVD; the protein is encoded by the coding sequence ATGAGTAACAGCAACGAATTTGGAAACATTTCATTTGATTTGCCAAAGCATCAATCAAACGTCATCAAAGTAATTGGTGTCGGTGGAGGTGGTAGTAATGCCATTAACCACATGTTTCAACAAGGTATAAAAGGAGTCGATTTTGTAATCTGTAATACAGATTCTCAAGCCCTTCATAGCAGTGGAGTTCCAAACAAAATACAATTAGGTGTTGCCCTAACTGAAGGTTTAGGTGCAGGAGCTAATCCAGACGTAGGGGAAGAAGCAGCAATAGAAAGTTTAGAAGACATTCGTAGAATGTTAGATACCAATACAAAAATGGTGTTTATCACTGCAGGAATGGGTGGTGGTACAGGTACAGGTGCCGCACCAGTTATTGCTAAAATGGCTAAAGAACTAGATATTCTTACGGTTGGAATCGTTACTATGCCTTTTCAATTTGAAGGTAAAATGCGTAACGCACAAGCCCAACGTGGTATTGAAAAATTACGTTCCCATGTGGATTCATTAGTTGTAATTAACAATAATAAACTTCGAGAAGTTTATGGAAACCTTGGGTTTAAAGCAGGTTTCTCTAAAGCAGATGAGGTCTTAGCTACAGCGTCTCGCGGTATAGCAGAAGTAATTACACATCACTATACTCAGAATATTGATTTACGTGATGCTAAAACAGTATTAAGTAATAGTGGAACAGCGATTATGGGATCTGCTACTGCTTCGGGTCAAACCAGAGCACAAGAAGCTATTATGAATGCTTTAGACTCACCATTACTTAACGATAATAAAATTACTGGTGCTAAAAACGTATTGTTGCTAATCGTTTCTGGTTCACAAGAAATTACTATTGATGAGATTGGTGAAATTAACGATCATATTCAATCTGAAGCAGGTCATGGAGCCAATATTATTATGGGTGTTGGTGAAGATGAAGAGTTACAAGAATCTATTTCTGTAACGATTATTGCTACAGGATTTGACGTCGATCAGCAAAATGAAATTTCAAATACTGAAACTAAAAAAGTGATTCATGCATTAGGTGAAACTAATGAAACTATTGCTAAAGAAAAAGAGCCAGCAATTATTACACCAGATATCGTTTTAGAAGCGGAAAAAGTGGCACCAGTTGTTCGTCATACATTACTTGAAGAAGAGGTTGAAGATGAGCCAAAAGCGAAAGATATTAAGGGAACCAACTTAATTCCAACTACAGACTTCTTAAAAAGCATAAATGTTGTTTATGATGAAGTTTTAGATACAAAACCACAAGCCACAACTGAACCAGTAGCTGTTAGTGAGCCTGAACCTACAATTGAGCCAGAAGATTTTGTTATTACACCAATCGTAAATAAAGCAGAATCAATTGAAGAGGTACACGAAGAGCAAATAACGTTCTCTTTCGATTTACCATTAGCCAATAAAAATCCAAAGGAAGAAGAAGAGCCGAAAGCTAAAGAAGAAAAAATGTTCTTTAGTTTAGACGAGGACGCCAAGGATATTGATGTTAATGAGCCAGTTGAAATTATCGCTGTAACTGAAGTTAATGAGCAAGGAGAAAAGCGATATGCTTTAGATGATTTTGAAACAATTCATTCCTCTATAAATACTAAAAGAGAGAAAGCAGAAGTAAAAGAAGAGATTGTTTTTGAAAAGAAAACAATTCCTGCAGAGGAGCCTAAAGTGGCTTCTGAAGAAGAGATAGACCCAATGAATAGTCCAATCTCTGAAATGCTTATTGCTCGGGCAGATGAGCGTAGAAGAAGAATGAAAGATTTCAATTATAAGTTTAATGATGCTAAAATAAACGAAATCGAAAAAGTACCGGCTTACAGAAGACAAGGTATTAATTTAGAAGATGCTCAGCACTCATCAGAGACAAAGGCGTCTAGAATGTCTGTAGGAACTGATGAAAATGATGATATTCAATTAAGAAGTAACAATTCATTTTTACATGATAATGTAGATTAA